TTTGGCGTCCGTCTCCGACGCAGACGGAAGCCTTTCATGTGCGCACGCCCACCGTGCATCTGTATGGTTGTGCTGCAGGATTAAAGGCAGAAAAACACTGCAAGTCAGTGAGATCTTGACTAACTGATCCGGGCTCATTACGACACTGTGCTGTTTCTGACGTGGCGATGGATGGATCGCAGATGCATTAAAAAAAACGGACACTATGATCATGAAGAGATTAACGAGGGATGGAGTTGGACAAATGACGAAGACCAAAAAAGTCAGGAAACACGCAAAGGCTGAGATTTCACACGGACGGCCGTGCATTAAATTTAGGTACTGCAGCGCAGGCGACAGCTGCGCCCATTTCCATCCTAATATGTTAGCTGGTTCTCAGGACACTGGCCTATGGCCTACTTTACATCCATTAGCCTATTGCTTTCTTCAGCTAAAGACGGCGATCGTCGGCCCTAATTGCCTTAACTGTTAATTGAATGGGGGTCATGCATTTAAGGTTTAGACGAGCATACGAACCCACCACAGTGTAGGCCTGTGCACACTGGGCTGCACCGGAGGTCACCGAGTGTCACCATGAAATAACATGTTCGTTAGACGATTTTATTGATTAAATTCAGACAATTTTGataacaaaaacatttctacgcGTATTACAACAAGTGGTCGTTCTGAAAGGGCATCATCTCTAGGCCTATAGGGCAAATAAACTACACGTCTTTGTGGCcttattgagagagaaaaaatatAATATTTATATTAATCAAAGCCACTGTTGAATTTCTCTGTTTCCAAAGAGCTTTATCCTCATACGGATCCTGTATGCACACCGTTATTTACAAAtagaaattaataataataataataataataataataaaacaaagcagtgaaGCCCCGTATCCATCTTCTAGTAATTAATTATAAGTGTGTGTCGCGCGGACTCGAGAATCCCAACTGTGTTAAGTCCCCCAACATGGTGACAGTGCCGTGTGAGAGTGTATAAAAATACTAAAACCAGGGTCTCCACATGGACTGAGAGTACTTAACAGCGGGGATGTTGGGGGACTCTCGGTTCTCCAAGCCCCCGGCGGAGCTGTGGCTGTGCTCTCCGTCAGTCTCCTCCAAGTCCGAGTAGAGCTCCTCGCTGGACGTGGTGGAGGGGGCGGGGGAGGGAGCCGAGGAGGAGGACCCGCCGGAGGACAGCGCGCTCCCATCGGACGAGGGAAGCGTCGTGCAGAGCGCGTCAACGGCGACCCAAGTGCTGCCGTTGCTGCCAATAGTGTCCGCTATTAAATCCATCAGCACGTCCTGAAAGTGGTCCTCGTTCAGGGGCATGCACTCCAGCAGATGGTTCAAGAGCTCCGCCGCGACCGTCGCGTCTATTCCCGGACAGCTGGACACGAACATGTGGACTTCGTGCATGCACTGGATGTAGCCTGCGGCGAACCTCTCGCTGGCTTCTCGGTTCAGCGAATccgtctctgggggggggggggggatgagagaaAGCGACAACGTTATTTGTGCCACGGTATTCTGTGGCCGCCTTTTACACAGGTGGTTTGAGGCCAGTCCGCAGGTTGTGTGACTGCG
This DNA window, taken from Lampris incognitus isolate fLamInc1 chromosome 7, fLamInc1.hap2, whole genome shotgun sequence, encodes the following:
- the her13 gene encoding hairy-related 13 gives rise to the protein MAPSARPSKTELGADEDDYYGIQKGDRKTRKPLVEKKRRARINESLQELRTLLADTDFHSKMENAEVLEMTVKKVEDILKNRTQETDSLNREASERFAAGYIQCMHEVHMFVSSCPGIDATVAAELLNHLLECMPLNEDHFQDVLMDLIADTIGSNGSTWVAVDALCTTLPSSDGSALSSGGSSSSAPSPAPSTTSSEELYSDLEETDGEHSHSSAGGLENRESPNIPAVKYSQSMWRPWF